A window from Toxoplasma gondii ME49 chromosome IX, whole genome shotgun sequence encodes these proteins:
- a CDS encoding fumarate hydratase (encoded by transcript TGME49_267330), with the protein MRGTRRFFHASCSFFVLTSSTLQLDSFPSSSEPKRKDHSPQSLCLPACFQVQLLPSAAISRGPSVALSLFTAFFRQDPSKSKKSKLRQPLSAFEGAVFLPEFFFALFSAGSALLSESSARGAVAISSPLSFLRVPMFSAPLRVRLLCPALPLRRKHQVVSPLFAMSRLPFSSLSPRSPPSSCSSLSPLSPPCASSGPCAGACGACNLQAAQRKPENSRSLSSTAAAGPPVFAYKKVLNCDRPVDQKFKRLNDLSEMVKTVQVPGFENPFLRVPPELLTALTKYAFEEISFFLRRSHLESLRRIYDDPDASDNDRFVALTLLKNANIAAGRVFPGCQDTGTAIVLGKKGASVLTDGSDEEAISKGVFEAYTQNNLRYSQVAPRDMFTEYNTRSNLPADVTLLSTSGNAFELLFVAKGGGSANKTFLYQQTKALLNPTSLFAFLEQNIKTIGTSACPPYHLAIVVGGLSAEQTLKTVKLASCHYLDGLPTSGGGSSFGFRDLAWEEKILQMTREIGIGAQFGGKYFCHDVRVIRLPRHGASCPVGIGVSCSADRQLVARIQADGVFVEELEENPAQFLPDVLEDHLKTEGEDGREAVKVDLNKPMKEILAQLSQYGTATRLSLSGTMIVARDIAHAKLLERLEKEGDVPEYLKNHPIYYAGPAKTPEGEVSGSFGPTTAGRMDVYVDKFMQKGGSMITLAKGNRSKAVAHACKKYGGFYLGSIGGPAAVLGRDCIKKVDIIEYPELGMEAVWKIEVEDFPAFIVIDDKGHDFYSKWIG; encoded by the exons ATGCGCGGTACACGGCGCTTCTTCCAcgcttcttgttctttttttGTCTTGACTTCTTCAACGCTTCAGCTCGACTcttttccctcgtcttcagAGCCTAAGAGGAAGGACCATTCACCGCAGTCGCTCTGTTTACCTGCCTGCTTTCAAGTGCagcttctcccctctgctgCCATATCCAGAGGACCCAGTGTTGCGTTGTCGCTCTTCACAGCTTTCTTTCGCCAGGATCCGTCGAAATCCAAAAAGAGTAAACTCCGACAGCCGCTCTCTGCCTTTGAAGGcgccgtttttctccctgAATTCTTTTTTGCGCTCTTCAGTGCTGGATCCGCCCTCCTGTCGGAGAGCTCTGCGAGAGGAGCTGTCGCGATTTCTTCAccgctttccttcctccgcGTCCCCATGTTTTCTGCTCCGCTTCGGGTGCGCCTTCTTTGCCCggcgcttcctctgcgtcgaaAACATCAAGTCGTCTCACCTCTCTTCGCCATGAGCcgcctgcctttctcttcactctctcctcgctctcctccctcttcttgttcttctctgtctcctctttctccgccaTGCGCTTCTTCTGGGCCGTGTGCTGGCGCATGCGGCGCATGCAACTTGCAGGCGGCTCAGAGAAAGCCGGAAAATAGccgttcgctctcttcgaCGGCTGCTGCAGGACCGCCGGTCTTCGCCTACAAAAAAGTTCTCAACTGCGACAGGCCCGTGGACCAAAAATTCAAGCGCCTCAACGACTTGAGCGAAA tGGTCAAGACAGTTCAAGTTCCAGGCTTCGAAAACCCGttccttcgcgttcctccGGAGCTTCTGACAGCTTTGACGAAATACGCGTTCGAGGAaatttctttctttctgcggaGGTCGCATTTGGAGTCTCTCCGAAGGATTTACGACGACCCAGATGCATCCGACAACGACAGATTCGTTGCTCTAACTCTGCTGAAAAACGCAAACATCGCCGCAGGAAG AGTCTTCCCGGGATGTCAAGACACTGGCACAGCGATCGTCTTGGGCAAGAAAGGCGCCTCAGTGCTGACCGACGGCAGTGATGAAGAAGCGATTTCCAAGGGTGTGTTTGAGGCGTACACGCAAAATAATCTCCGGTACAGTCAG GTGGCTCCCAGAGACATGTTCACAGAGTACAACACACGGTCGAATCTGCCGGCAGACGTCACCCTTTTGTCGACTTCTGGAAACGCGTTCGagctcctcttcgtcgctaAGGGCGGTGGAAGTGCAAACAAGACGTTCCTTTATCAGCAGACGAAA GCGTTGTTGAATCCGACAAGTCTGTTTGCCTTTCTGGAGCAGAACATCAAGACGATCGGGACGTCTGCTTGCCCGCCGTACCACCTGGCGATTGTGGTTGGCGGCCTTTCTGCAGAGCAGACGCTGAAGACTGTGAAGCTGGCCTCCTGTCACTACCTCGACGGTCTGCCCACCAGCGGCGGAGGCAGCTCCTTCGGCTTTCGCGACTTGGCATGGGAGGAGAAGATTCTGCAGATGACGCGGGAGATCGGCATCGGGGCGCAGTTCGGCGGGAAGTACTTTTGCCATGATGTGCGAGTCATTCGCCTCCCGAGACACGGAGCTTCCTGTCCCGTCGGCATCGGCGTCTCCTGCTCGGCAGACCGGCAACTGGTCGCGCGAATTCAAGCAGACGGAG TCTTTGTTGAGGAACTGGAGGAGAATCCAGCGCAGTTCCTGCCGGACGTCTTGGAGGATCACCTGAAGACGGAGGGTGAGGACGGCAGGGAAGCTGTGAAAGTCGACCTGAACAAACCTATGAAGGAGATTCTGGCCCAGCTGTCGCAGTACGGCACCGCAACTCGGCTTTCGCTGTCGGGAACGATGATCGTCGCCAGGGACATCGCGCATGCCAAGCTTCTGGAGCGCCtcgaaaaagaaggcgatGTGCCTGAATACCTCAAAAACCACCCAATCTACTACGCAG GACCAGCCAAGACTCCAGAAGGCGAAGTTTCAGGTTCCTTTGGGCCAACGACTGCAGGTCGGATGGACGTTTACGTGGACAAATTCATGCAGAAAGGAGGATCCATGATCACACTGGCCAAGGGCAACCGGTCGAAGGCggtggcgcatgcatgcaaaaaatACGGAGGCTTTTACCTGGGATCCATTGGAGGCCCCGCCGCAGTGCTCGGCAGAGACTGCATCAAGAAGGTGGACATCATCGAGTACCCTGAGCTCGGCATGGAG GCTGTGTGGAAGATCGAAGTCGAGGACTTCCCCGCCTTCATCGTGATTGACGACAAGGGCCATGACTTCTACAGCAAGTGGATCGGCTGA
- a CDS encoding histone deacetylase SIR2-like (encoded by transcript TGME49_267360~Gene product name based on ToxoDB Community Expert Annotation.) — translation MEKRHSEISPRTASSLSSSSRSTSLPVPSLSSLSVSSSFPSTSPTLTALGYASRLSEHPDRGPVGRPELEESDEAILEKKLSRVVDLFREEAARRSSSFTELPQAKHACATETPRSLADAAPSLPSPCSCPQALSTSLAAEEDSRRGARDGSEEGRGETRVRQAEKQEREASLQTFRTRRKLTDTPGGVCVHTGAGISTSAGILDFRGPSGVWTLEAKGQTLSDDGKDAVQVSFGRHRRPVCEFHLALPTLTHLLLRTFAALPASSWVTPHSRDVRSSPSSSSPSSPSSSSPSSSAAASSLSSSPPSSSSSSSVPVCPSSPSSPFAFRMPSSSLSRFSPGAVSSPGVCGGDASLSPPLVRYIITQNVDGLHARCGTPFSRLGEVHGSMFTERCDACARRFLRDFPLPTLSFQPTGRLCGLCSFPPSGVCTDVLLDWHDRYERVFETLCLRHTRAASLHLCLGSSLQIEPACHFPGRERRRGSALVVANLQETPLDRKAEVCLRYTTDGVAARLGRAFGALAPEDLRGSRGTKERVSAGGRAKGMEGGNDGAEERVAEEEGATTMETEKAVESRDRDGEEGSGRRLRLLWGWGAEGGRWGRFLHEDEEEEEVKFKKIKRLRDDRTDASASAKSGELPETPEEESSIPSAPFIRTSFLFVARLPLDALPAVVPPCVPPAAGSGPKAGKRRKKATQADVSQEKEAVKRPAANGCEEVTKEARESGSANPAKAEPREGRERGSEETGGSKLREEVDTTESKEDSPKERGPDDRVDAWIEEFYATEHVTHPRCQQQASNGRPPSSCLWGPAPGPRRGQRCLLRLACGLKIEEIPLHSRGQSAGEESRPGGEECTQREGEEYTQREGGAGRRELKGGRCASGCGDAFSARISHVDALRGLWVLDIFRDTRLRLFLWYGTTVELVLFHAPLQRSLEVDVWQFQLACTRGTAPASLPPSLAFALQRERAEPPPRTTRLLAAENACEQTLKTRHTHCKTRENEKDREKEEIEGESERGESASTSGSPASSLFSPSASDYDRAIDVSGGERRGVVSWLSSSSLCMRPPFAPVESRATKKRASPWRRTRLVACLGMLRLDEQQEESTELSNILEEPAKTKTESRKAENGEAVRLNTSELSDSLNVSSSSRDPAAPSSSACAAAAREIPLPDAFASLFRLHALATLPQSRQKLVDTLQKLKRKKQSNFSSSSSSSSLSSSSSSSSSSLASSSLASSVSSTSSYRLRRRPALKAPPPLPKRPRPQNKKEVFSSSQLPLLLSVELEHLTGENLTEGKVEKGEEKKEGEKKEGEKKEGEKRVERLLPLVPRAVEEERRHPSCSESRSPSVSWSFFEEEEAVNGDFDIGENKRASVLEKSEDADEGEPRANEAQVGFSTLRLEERMGTEKDANVDERDLLPRPVFITCEDFELGELFDLSVQTEAKQALSATHQWRTVYALPISDVSSSLSSSSPSSSFSISSPCSASTFVSSSGSVPSDFSAASSSDSTPRCPSRCSASCVERTDSPQDSRGKAREEREEREKREEREKREEREKREEREKREKREEREQREEREREASREGAKKAQEGKKSAVAASATTEATNLRSFQALWDSVYRDLLAVQREASKGIRAWSSPSSSSSLSPPSSAASPRRSAETELKKPMEGSRDRREFSRPETAEATDSAEVQKSDEDACRRKLAEAVLVPPVVWQALRLFPIWALFHCVDAFECM, via the exons ATGGAGAAACGGCACTCGGAGATCTCCCCAAGGACCgcctcatctctctcttcctcttctcggtccacttctcttcctgtgccatctctctcttctctctctgtgtcttcttcctttccatcGACTTCGCCGACTTTGACGGCTTTGGGGTATGCCTCGCGTTTGTCTGAGCATCCCGACAGAGGTCCGGTGGGCCGCCCGGAGTtggaggagagcgacgaggcgatcctggagaagaagctctcGCGTGTGGTGGACCTGTTTCGCGAGGAGGCAGCGCGCCGCTCGTCCAGTTTTACCGAGCTCCCGCAGGcgaagcatgcatgcgccacaGAAACGCCGCGAAGTCTCGCGGACGCCGCGccctcgcttccctctccttgTTCCTGCCCGCAGGCTCTCTCGACCTCCCTGGCGGCAGAGGAAGATTCTAgacgaggagcgcgagaCGGCAGCGAAGAGGGTCGCGGCGAGACGCGCGTGAGACAAgcggagaaacaagaaagagaggcgagtcTGCAGACGTTCCGAACGCGACGGAAACTCACAGACACCCCTGGAGGCGTCTGCGTCCACACTGGGGCGGGCATTTCAACTAGCGCGGGGATCCTCGACTTCCGAGGCCCATCGGGTGTCTGGACACTCGAGGCGAAAGGCCAGACGCTCTCTGACGACGGGAAGGACGCCGTCCAG GTGTCTTTTGGCCGCCACCGCCGACCTGTCTGCGAATTCCACCTCGCCCTCCCCACCCTCACTCACCTCCTTCTCAGAACGTTTGCCGCGCTGCCTGCCTCCTCGTGGGTAACTCCCCACAGTCGAGAcgtccgttcttctccttcttcttcttctccttcttctccttcttcttcttctccttcttcttctgccgctgcctcttctctttcttcttctcctccctcctcttcctcctcttcctccgttccGGTttgtccttcctcgccttcctcgcctttcgcgtttcgcatgccgtcttcgtcgctgtctcgcttctcaccgggggctgtctcttctcctggcGTCTGTGGCGGAGACGCGtccttgtctcctccgctgGTTCGGTACATTATCACCCAGAATGTGGACGGTTTGCATGCACGATGCGGCACAcccttctcgcgtctcggcGAGGTCCACGGCAGCATGTTCACCGAGCGCTGCGACGCTTGTGCTCGACGCTTCTTGCGCGACTTTCCCCTCCCCACACTCAGTTTCCAGCCTACCGGCCGGCTCTGCG GCCTCTGCTCGTTTCCGccctcgggtgtctgtacagacgTGTTGCTGGACTGGCACGACAGATACGAGCGCGTTTTTGAGACTCTCTGTCTGCGGCACACGCGCGCGGCGTCGCTGCATCTTTGTCTCGGCTCTTCGTTGCAAATAGAGCCTGCTTGTCACTTTCCCGGTCGCGAGCGGAGGCGCGGCAGTGCGCTGGTCGTCGCGAATCTGCAGGAAACTCCTCTCGATCGAAAAGCAGAAGTCTGTCTGCGCTACACGACCGACGGCGTCGCTGCCCGCCTCGGGAGAGCCTTCGGTGCACTTGCCCCTGAGGACCTGCGTGGAAGCcgaggaacgaaagagagagtgaGCGCCggagggagagcgaaggggatggaaggaggaaacgacggagcagaggagagagtggcggaggaagaaggagcaacgaccatggagacagaaaaagcagttgaaagcagagacagagacggcgaagaaggaagtggaAGACGATTGCGACTGCTGTGGGGTTGGGGTGCAGAAGGCGGCCGATGGGGGCGTTTTCTTcacgaggacgaggaagaagaggaagtgaaATTCAAGAAAATCAAACGCCTGCGTGACGACAGGACTGATGCGAGCGCGAGCGCGAAGAGTGGGGAACTGCCAGAGACaccagaagaagaatcgAGCATTCCTTCTGCTCCGTTCATTCGTACTTCCTTTCTGTTCGTCGCCCGGCTGCCTCTCGACGCCCTCCCTGCGGTTGTGCCACCCTGCGTTCCTCCTGCGGCCGGGTCTGGGCCGAAGGCTGGAAAgcgcagaaagaaggcaacGCAGGCAGACGTAtcacaggagaaagaagcggtGAAGAGACCGGCTGCAAACGGATGTGAAGAGGTGACGAAAGAAGCTCGAGAGTCTGGATCTGCGAATCCGGCAAAGGCAGAGCCGCgggaggggagagaacgaggcagcgaagagacaggaggctCCAAGCTGCGTGAAGAAGTCGACACCACGGAGAGCAAAGAGGACAGTccgaaagagagaggtcCTGACGATCGAGTTGACGCGTGGATAGAAGAATTCTACGCTACGGAACATGTCACACACCCCAGGTGCCAACAACAGGCATCCAACGGGCGTCCGccttcgtcttgtctctggGGTCCTGCGCCGGGTCCGCGTCGCGGTCagcgctgtcttcttcgccttgcATGCGGCCTGAAGATCGAGGAGATTCCCCTCCACAGCAGAGGGCAGtccgcgggagaagagagcagaccaggaggagaagagtgtacgcagagagaaggagaagagtaTACGCAGAGGGAAGGCGGCGCCGGCCGGAGAGAGTTGAAAGGAGGACGGTGTGCCAGCGGCTGTGGCGATGCTTTCAGTGCACGAATCTCTCACGTAGATGCGCTTCGAGGCTTGTGGGTACTGGACATTTTCAGAG acactcgccttcgcctcttcctctggtACGGAACGACTGTGGAGCTTGTTCTCTTTCACGCTCCTCTGCAAAGAA GCCTCGAAGTTGATGTGTGGCAGTTCCAGCTCGCCTGCACGCGCGGCACAGCTCCGGCGTCGCTGCCTCcttccctcgccttcgctctccagCGAGAGCGCGCGGAACCTCCACCACGGACGACGCGGCTCCTCGCGGCTGAGAACGCTTGCGAACAAACGCTGAAAAcgcgacacacacactgcaagacgcgcgagaacgagaaggacagagagaaggaggagatcgagggagagagcgagcgaggCGAGTCTGCGTCGACGTCTGGTTcacctgcctcttctcttttctccccttcagCTTCCGACTACGACAGAGCGATCGACGTCTCTGGCGGTGAACGGCGGGGCGTCGTCTCCtggctgtcttcttcttcgctctgcatgcgtcctccCTTCGCGCCCGtggagagcagagcgacgaagaaacgcgcttCCCCTTGGCGGCGGACGCGGCTCGTCGCCTGCCTCGGTATGCTTCGGCTTGACGAGCAACAAGAGGAGTCAACGGAGCTTTCTAACATTCTCGAGGAACCGGCAAAGACCAAgacggagagcagaaaggcagagaatgGCGAAGCGGTGCGGCTGAACACTAGCGAACTCTCCGATTCCCTCaatgtctcttcctcttcacgGGATCCCGCTGCGCCTTCGAGCTCGGCGTGTGCTGCGGCTGCGCGAGAAATTCCTTTGCCAGAtgccttcgcgtctctttttcgatTGCATGCACTCGCCACGCTTCCACAGAGCCGTCAGAAACTCGTCGACACCCTTCAAAAActcaaaagaaaaaaacaatcaaatttctcttcttcttcgtcctcttcttctctttcttcttcttcttcttcgtcctcttcttctcttgcttcttcttctcttgcttcttctgtgtcttctaCCTCGAGTTACCGCCTTCGCAGGCGCCCTGCCCTGAAGGCGCCCCCGCCGTTGCCGAAGCGGCCTCGACCGCAGAACAAAAAAGaagttttttcctcttctcagtTGCCCCTGCTTCTGAGTGTGGAGCTCGAGCACCTGACGGGGGAGAACCTGACAGAGGGAAAGgtcgagaaaggcgaagagaagaaagagggagagaagaaagagggagagaagaaagagggagagaagagagttgAGAGGCTCCTCCCTCTGGTCCCGCGAgctgtcgaggaagagcgccGCCATCCCTCCTGTTCAGAGtcgcgttcgccttctgtctcttggtCATttttcgaagaagaggaggcagtgAACGGAGACTTCGACATCGGAGAAAACAAGCGTGCCTCGGTTTTGGAAAAAAGCGAGGATGCAGATGAAGGAGAACCCAGAGCGAATGAAGCACAAGTCGGATTCTCGACACTGCGGCTAGAGGAGAGAATGGGGACTGAGAAGGACGCGAATGTGGACGAGAGAGATCTGTTGCCTCGTCCTGTCTTCATCACATGTGAAGATTTCGAACTGGGGGAGTTGTTCGACCTCTCCGTTCAAACAGAGGCAAAGCAAGCTCTCTCCGCCACCCACCAATGGCGCACGGTCTATGCTTTGCCGATCTCCgacgtctcgtcttctctttcttcttcttctccttcttcttctttttctatTTCGTCTCCTTGTTCCGCGTCTACTTTTGTGTCGTCTAGCGGTTCGGTTCCCTCGGatttctctgctgcgtcctCGTCAGATTCCACCCCACGGTGTCCGTCTCGCTGCTCTGCTTCCTGCGTGGAGAGGACCGACAGCCCGCAGGACAGCCGAGGGAAGGctagagaggaaagagaggaaagagagaaaagagaggaaagagagaaaagagaggaaagagagaaaagagaggaaagagagaaaagagagaaaagagaggaaagagagcaaagagaggaaagagagagagaagcgtcaCGCGAAGGGGCAAAGAAAGcgcaggaaggaaagaagtcGGCAGTTGCTGCTTCTGCGACGACGGAGGCGACGAACCTCAGGAGCTTCCAAGCCTTGTGGGATAGCGTCTATCGCGACCTTCTCGCAGTGCAAAGAGAGGCAAGCAAAGGCATACGCGCCTGGTCCTccccttcgtcctcttcttctttgtctccaccCTCTTCCGCTGCATCGCCTCGTCGTAGTGCCGAGACAGAGTTAAAAAAACCTAtggaaggaagcagagacaggcgggaGTTTTCACGGCCAGAGActgcagaggcgacagactCCGCGGAAGTccagaagagcgacgaagacgcctgCAGACGGAAACTTGCGGAGGCCGTCCTTGTGCCGCCTGTGGTTTGGCAAGCGCTTCGACTCTTCCCCATCTGGGCTTTGTTCCACTGCGTCGACGCTTTCGAGTGCATGTGA
- a CDS encoding myosin heavy chain, putative (encoded by transcript TGME49_267308) — protein MIYWVSRCSDEVQTTAFFMREASEVLVLFLPVSSQELTLLQKQSSEESARDRAKLVLLREKLAAYETMEHEVDAALNFLAAEGCDGAERERGRAAEEAKTLSTPATRRLQESLFLAKKLRSKTAELQTVQMKLQDAEKRIAHLERESFILRASVDSQHKPQSWLQSRLRDKELELLSTREQLQEAQETLERQEKLVERTLEEKTRLTLELKDLAESRTVWEALKHALRARKSNQTLGSRMNTRRIVAGLTAATQHRLSSSTRDGNLLPSGRSSSERRRSALKSLLQRLLAGQTGLRGSDKNDGPSKTKAFCREWQSRKNRLTSWDLPHPHLPSQHAEELGDKCRGFLPQNENPLPIVIGDETLPDAVWFGQENTGAARNSSCLLSTERGLRENAMLSFLGKRQQASAGSPKKNFQTRVVSRGATMPEMKVARICSTQTAEKRGAPVCELEKTTEKSERVGTPEKMVKRKSALGRDPRCATPADKENFRGDGEGIPRRNFSKHKPEETL, from the exons ATGATATACTGGGTGTCTCGCTGCAGCGACGAGGTACAGACAACCGCGTTCTTCATGCGTGAGGCATCCGAGGTCCTTGTATTGTTTCTTCCTGTGTCCTCCCAGGAACTGACGCTCCTTCAGAAGCAAAGCAGCGAGGAAtctgcgagagacagagcgaaaCTGGTGCTGCTCCGAGAGAAACTTGCCGCGTACGAAACGATGGAACATGAAGTTGACGCAGCTCTCAACTTCCTTGCTGCAGAAG GATGTGACGGAGCAGAACGGGAGCGGGGCAGAGCCGCTGAAGAGGCAAAAACCCTTTCAACTCCAGCAACACGTCGCCTTCAAGAAAGTCTCTTTTTGGCAAAAAAGTTGAGATCGAAAACTGCGGAGTTACAAACGGTGCAG ATGAAACTtcaagacgcagagaaacggattGCTCACTTGGAGCGAGAAAGTTTCATTTTGCGCGCGTCTGTGGACAGCCAGCACAAGCCGCAGTCGTGGCTGCAGAGTCGTTTGCGGGACAAAGAACTGGAGTTGCTTTCGACTCGTGAGCAGTTGCAAGAGGCACAGGAAACTTTGGAACGCCAGGAGAAACTGGTGGAGAGAACtctggaggagaaaacgcggtTGACGCTCGAGTTGAAGGACCTCGCAGAAAGCCGGACGGTATGGGAGGCACTGAAGCACGCACTGCGGGCAAGAAAATCAAACCAGACGCTGGGCTCTCGCATGAACACTCGCCGAATCGTTGCCGGTCTGACAGCAGCGACGCAACACAGACTTTCGTCTTCAACTCGCGACGGAAATCTCCTTCCATCAGGTAGATCCTCCTCCGAGAGGCGGCGCTCTGCGCTCAAatctcttctccagcgttTGCTTGCCGGCCAGACGGGGTTGAGAGGTAGTGATAAGAACGACGGTCCTTCAAAGACCAAGGCTTTCTGTCGCGAATGGCAGTCTAGGAAAAACCGGCTTACTTCCTGGGACCTTCCCCACCCGCATTTGCCTTCACAACATGCAGAAGAACTCGGGGATAAATGCAGAGGTTTCCTGCCCCAGAATGAAAATCCCCTGCCCATCGTCATAGGTGACGAGACACTCCCTGACGCGGTTTGGTTCGGCCAAGAAAACACTGGAGCGGCGCGGAACTCGAGTTGCTTGCTTTCCACCGAGAGAGGcttgagagaaaacgcgatgctgtcgtttctcgggaagcgaCAGCAGGCCAGTGCCGGCTCTCCAAAGAAAAACTTCCAAACACGAGTTGTTTCTCGAGGTGCCACGATGCCCGAAATGAAAGTTGCGCGAATCTGCTCCACGCAGACTGCGGAAAAACGCGGAGCGCCTGTCTGCGAACTTGAGAaaacgacggagaaaagcgaacggGTCGGAACGCCAGAAAAAATGGTGAAAAGAAAGTCCGCGCTCGGCCGTGACCCTCGGTGCGCGACACCTGCAGACAAGGAGAACTTCcggggagacggagaaggaatTCCTCGTCGAAATTTCTCGAAACACAAACCAGAAGAAACCCTCTAG
- a CDS encoding hypothetical protein (encoded by transcript TGME49_267340), whose amino-acid sequence MFLSRWLSAITYKMRVPYGVKQSDQYRQAKKQTKLAAKNARKMKESKGLLLEGKKTALCMNLMQNTGIAWYRSLQVCKHLEMHRRAPVPRVTAGFREKVTQAVAVVKLGR is encoded by the exons ATGTTTCTTTCACGGTGGCTTTCAGCCATCACCTACAAAATGCGAGTGCCGTATGGAGTGAAGCAG AGTGACCAATATCgccaggcgaagaagcagacaaagCTCGCGGCAAAGAACGCCCGAAAAATGAAG GAGAGCAAAGGACTGCTGctggaggggaagaagactgcGCTGTGCATGAACTTGATGCAGAACACAGGCATTGCTTGGTACCGAAGTCTGCAAGTCTGCAAGCATCTCGAGATGCACCGAAGGGCGCCGGTTCCACGCGTCACGGCAGGCttcagagagaaagtgaCTCAAGCTGTCGCCGTCGTCAAGCTGGGAAGATGA
- a CDS encoding LSM domain-containing protein (encoded by transcript TGME49_267350), translating into MKLVRFLMRLANETLVIELKNGTVIHGTVVGVDISMNTHLKNVKMTMKQGNPTSLEHLTIRGNNIRYFILPDSLPLDTLLIDDTPLQRPAREAGRPIQRLRGRGRGRGGSAFRPRGGLGRR; encoded by the coding sequence ATGAAGCTCGTACGCTTCTTGATGCGGCTCGCGAACGAGACTCTGGTGATCGAGCTGAAGAACGGAACTGTGATTCATGGCACAGTCGTAGGCGTTGACATCAGCATGAACACCCACTTGAAGAATGTGAAGATGACGATGAAGCAGGGGAACCCGACGTCTCTCGAGCACCTGACGATTCGAGGAAATAACATTCGCTACTTCATTCTCCCGGACTCGCTCCCGCTGGATACCCTCCTCATCGACGATActcctctgcagagacctgcgagagaggcaggcagacCTATCCAGCGACTCCGCGGCAGAGGACGCGGCCGCGGCGGCAGCGCCTTCAGGCCTCGCGGGGGCTTGGGCCGCAGATAA